TATGCTCATCAACATCTTAATGGGGCGCACCGCGCTTTACCGAGTGGATGAGTTCTACGATCTGCAGGACGTTCCCATTCTGTTTGGAGCCGAAACTGTGGCAGAGGACTTCAACGACTCCGTGTTGGGCCGAACCCTGGACAAGGTGTTCGATGCCGTCATAGTCGTGATTCTTCCTGACGGCGTCCGCGCGTTGTCGGAATCCAGGCTATTCCCAGATAAGATGTTCAGGGCCCTGGGAGTATCGCCGTCTGTCTACGTCACAATACCGCGCGAAACACTCAGCCCCTGAAATCCCAAGGAGCGAGCGTGCAAGGGTGCAGAATATGGGCTGAGCGAACGTCGCGGGCAACCTCGAGATGAACCTTATGCCCTTGCCGGCGATGAGGTCGAGGTTGCCCTTGGTCACCGCGGCGGAGTTGGCCACGTAGACCAAGTTTGTGAGATGATCGGCAAACCCCTCCGCCAGCTCCTCGATCACCCGCCTGTTCCAAACCTTGTCCGACTCATTGCCGTCCGAAGCGTAGCCCAGCAAAGGTATACCCTCGCCGTTGACCACGGGGCCGTAGTTGAACTGCTTGAGGTCGGGCCTGTGATCCCGGTTGTACCCATGTGCAATGAAAAACACTTCATCATCGGGCGAACTGGATTCGTACAGGCCCGATGCGGAGTCATTGAAGTCGTCGGCCGACGCATCGGCCCCGAACAGAACCGCAATATCCTGCAATTCATAGAACTCGTCTACCCGGTACAACGCAGTGCGGCCCATGAAGACATTAGTGAGCATGGCAAGGACATGCGTCCCCGGCGAACGCCTACACTGCCCGGGGTCCCATCGTACCATGCTATCTACCGTTTCGACTATGCCGAGTTCCCTAATAACCTGGCCAATCATGGCCGCGGGTCCGGCAGAGTAGGCCCTGACTGACATCGTCCTGGCCCCCTCTCTGACAATACACTATCAGAGCAAAGGGTACAAGACAGTAACTGCCAGGTACAGGTCTGTTTGGCAAGTAGAAAGTGCATAGTTCGGCGGCCAAAATGTGCATAGGCTAACCGCCGCGCCTGGGGTTGGGTCTTCGTACCCTTCGGGGCTAGGCCGTCCGGTTGAGGGTCTACTGCCCGGAGCCCACGCCGTCAGATTCTCTCGGTGCGTTTAGTTGTGAAAGAGCATTCCGTAGTCGGTAGCTCTCGCCGGTGAACGCCAGCACGTGTCCGTGGTGGACGAGCCTGTCGATGAGCGCCGCGGTCAACCGGTTATCGTTGATCACTGTGTTCCACTGTCCGAATTCAAGGTTCATGGTGATGGCCACGCTTCGACGCTCGTAGCAATTAGCTATTACCTGGAATAGGAGCTCGGCCGCGTGGCGGTGCAAGGGCAAGAAGCCCAGCTCGTCCACGATAAGCAGATCGCATGAATCGAGGTCCCGCGTGAAGCTTCCCAGAGTTCCCTTTGCGTTTTTCTCCAGCAGGCGATTGGCCAGATCGACCGTTTGAAAGAAGCGCACCTCCTTTCCGCTTAGGGCTGCCTTTAGTCCCAGCGCTATCACAAGATGCGTCTTGCCCGTTCCCACGCCGCCCATGCAGATCACAGACTCATTGGCATCGATGAAGCCCAGCTCTGTTAGGTGTTCTCTCGTGGTCTGCGGGGGCAGTACGATGTTCTCCCAGGAGAACTCCTCCAGCGTTTTCGTCTGGGGGAAGCCTGCGCGTTTCAGTCTGCGCCGGTTTCGGTTGTCTTCGCGTGTCTTCAGTTCCTCGGCGAAAAGGTCCGTCAGGAACTGCTCTCTGCTTTTGAAGGCAATTTGCGTGTAGATCCGACTCACCGAGCCAAGTTTGAGCGCTTTGCACTGCTCTTGGAGAAGAGCGGACTTCATCTCGGTGCCACCCCCTCCAGCCGCATCGGCAGCAGCCGGTCGTAAAGAGTGGAATCCGGATCGTACGCGGCCAC
The nucleotide sequence above comes from Clostridia bacterium. Encoded proteins:
- the istB gene encoding IS21-like element helper ATPase IstB, whose amino-acid sequence is MKSALLQEQCKALKLGSVSRIYTQIAFKSREQFLTDLFAEELKTREDNRNRRRLKRAGFPQTKTLEEFSWENIVLPPQTTREHLTELGFIDANESVICMGGVGTGKTHLVIALGLKAALSGKEVRFFQTVDLANRLLEKNAKGTLGSFTRDLDSCDLLIVDELGFLPLHRHAAELLFQVIANCYERRSVAITMNLEFGQWNTVINDNRLTAALIDRLVHHGHVLAFTGESYRLRNALSQLNAPRESDGVGSGQ
- a CDS encoding DUF4277 domain-containing protein encodes the protein MSVRAYSAGPAAMIGQVIRELGIVETVDSMVRWDPGQCRRSPGTHVLAMLTNVFMGRTALYRVDEFYELQDIAVLFGADASADDFNDSASGLYESSSPDDEVFFIAHGYNRDHRPDLKQFNYGPVVNGEGIPLLGYASDGNESDKVWNRRVIEELAEGFADHLTNLVYVANSAAVTKGNLDLIAGKGIRFISRLPATFAQPIFCTLARSLLGISGAECFARYCDVDRRRYSQGPEHLIWE
- a CDS encoding DUF4277 domain-containing protein, whose product is MLINILMGRTALYRVDEFYDLQDVPILFGAETVAEDFNDSVLGRTLDKVFDAVIVVILPDGVRALSESRLFPDKMFRALGVSPSVYVTIPRETLSP